The Arachis ipaensis cultivar K30076 chromosome B10, Araip1.1, whole genome shotgun sequence DNA window TAGAACCATCCCGAGGTTGGTTAGGATTGAAGGAAGCTCTCTTTTCAGTTAAAAGCCTACCGACTTGATCTGCCTTAAGCCATTCACCAACTTTATCTTCCTTGATATTGTTTTGGGCAGAATCATCAATAAAACATTGGCAGTTCTTAGATTCATGCCCCAATTTTGCACAATAAGTACAAAACACACCTACACGTTCATAGCGTACTCCAATTTCCAGCATTTTCTGATTAGGATCAAGCAGTTTCAGTGTATCCCTCACTCTTTTATCACCGTTCAGTTCCACTTAAGCCTTCACTATGCGTGTATCTTTGCCTCTGACTTCAAATAGAGCAACATCTTCAATTTGACCAAGTCTCCCACCCAATTTTCGTCCAACCTCAAGTGTTTTGTATTGTTCAGGCAATCCCCAAAATTATGCCCATACAGGAAAAGAAGAGATGTGATTATCCTCCATGTTTATTGACTGCTTCCATTTGCGAACATGAATGACAAAATTCTTGAATAACCAAGGTGAACCTCTCTCAATTCGAGTCACATCAGAGTCATtctcaaagaaaaattgaaactgGTTCCTGGATTTTTCGACTACTCTGAATCCTTCTGGTTTATTCCATGTTGCATAGAGAGCTCCTTCCATGGTACCTACGGAAAAGATCCGATCTGAGAACATTCTTCCAGACAGGCTCCGTGTACAAGCTTGAATTCCTTCAGAAACATCTTCATAAGCTAAAACGATCAAGTCATCCTCCTGATCACTATCAATTATATGAGGGTTTTGTGTCTCTGATTTGTTGCTCATGGTGTAGAGAAAAACAGAATTGGTATTTAATGATTTCAGAGAGAAATAAGATATATGGAATGGGTGAATTAGAAAACGAAATAAATTAAAAGAGGAATGAATtggaaaagaaaacgaaaattagggaactaagtggaaaagaaattaagagaagaaagtagaagaagatagaaaagattttgatggagaaaagacaaagaaaggtGTAACCATAGAGGCGGCGCAGTGAAACCCTAGCACAGCGTGAACAAACTCATGGGGCGCTGGATGAGGAGTACGTACTCCCGCTACAAAATATGGAAAGATACTTTTATACTCACTTCTACtcatatttattatataaattcaCACTTTTTTTTTTAGTCTTTTTCCATATAATCACATGCCTTGCTCTTTCTTTCTCCTATCCATTCTTGCTAATATTTTGTACCATTATTTTTATAATCAaagttctttttcttattttgctaAACAATCGACTCATTATGTATTAAAAGATTAATCAaagttctttttcttattttgctaAAAAATTGACTCATTATATATTAAAAGATGAATATTTTAAAAACACTAAAACGTATGTTGTTGCAAAATTTTTTTTGCTTGTATCTAAATGTATTCAttcattaattatatattatctttttcaCGATGCAATTTTGGTATTAAAGatcatttttaataattaaattttcctAACAGTCTTTTAgaataatttttcctaatttttatttaacatCTCGATTGAAAAATTCTTTGTCTTAACATAATGTACTCCAGGAAAACATAATGTACTCCAGATATAAAGTTCTTTTatgcaataaaaaatatatctttaaaaaaatgacattattaaaaataaaactggcattattatttttttaatttaaacatgCATTTAAATTCTGTGTGTTGCACAAGTCTTGTAAAAAAatcttaattattttattaattttataattttattaaatttataattaaatttttatattttttattttaattagataTTACATTATTTGGTTATAAATTCTCATTTGGTTGTCACTAGTTTTGCCCTAACTTGGAGAGGATAGACTTGAGCAATTACGAGAATTTTAAAGGGTGCTATTGAAATTTTGCCTCGAATGTTgtaaaattttgataaattttgaagaaaagatatttttttgaattatttttttaaaagattttcataaaaataattttatgtttggatatcttgTATAAAaggatctttttatttatcaattatgttcgAGTATAATgatataaaagtacttatttatttatttattacataaaaaatatatttttttaagaagaaaaaatcttttaaaaaatatgtaaattacagcttctcaaaaaagatttttttttatttttttagtgtttttattttactactaaaaatttactaaatatgctaaataataaaaaaaatattttttattaaaaaattctcTTTTATTAAAATAATGACGTTCAAATAAACATTTAGCATATGAACTTAGCTGGATTAAAATATGAGCTGCTTCAATTTCAGTTTTGGATTAATTTGGAAGTTCCTACATTGATTGTATTGagtattaataatgaataattccCTCTAATTTCAAAGAGTTGTTACAACTTAAAAGAACTTATATTGGAACACATAAGTTTGTTGAAAAATTGCAAGCAACTTAAAAGAACGGTAAATTTGTTGAGTTGTGAAAAAGTATCTTGTAATAATATTGACAAGATTATCGTTGAGAAAAATAACACCACCTCAATTTCGCACATATacaaataatgaaaatttgtaaCCGAATAATTTATATCGAAAATGTTACGTTAAACAATTTAATCAAATAAATTATAACTCGATTTAAAATACCTGATATTATAATTCGATGCTAAAAAATTGGCTAAAAATTTTTGATATGGAAGCAAAATGAATGATATACTTTAACATGGTAATTTGTTGTACtttttaaaattgtgggagtacacaaatcggaacataaatcggaccctccgatttatgtttaaaaaattaaaaaaaattcagagtaCACAACTCGGATCATGCGAGTTCTTTGGTTATGAAATTTTGCTTCACAAATCGCATGGTCGGATTTGCAGCTGATGGAATTTGAAATCTGAAGTGTGTAATTCGGACCCTCCGTTTTTCTTCTTctaagtaattttttttacattttgagGGATACAACTCGCAGGATCCGAGTTCTGCTTCCTCTGATCCCACAACGAGGTGAAGCACCCTTCCTCCCCATACGCAAATCTACAATTCCTTTGcttccatattcaaattaaattttcCCAAAAATTCTTTTGGAGGCAAATTATAACCCGATTCAAAATATTCAATATCATAATATCCGATAATAGAACTCAATTTATAGATAAGCGCTTCCAAAAATTTTTAGAGGGACTCGGTATCTTTTAAAAGTTCAACTTGATGAAATATTCATAAACTAACGGTTAAGTAGAAGTGGTCAATAAAATTATCGTAAAAGGGTTCAAGAAACAGCTAGATGAATCCAAAGGCCTATAAGCCAACGAACTCTGATCATACCGAACATCACCCCAAACTTCAATCGAGACCCCTTCCGGTTAACATGCGGCTTGGAAGCCATTATTCCATAGAAATTGGAGAATCAAACTCCTGAAGAATCGTTGGGGGACACAATGAAAACGCAGAACAAGACCTTGCGGACGAGGTCAGAAGCATAGTCCACCTGCGGAAACTAGCCTTCAAACAGAAGGTGATCCTAAAGTACAATCAGGGGCATAGTAGAACGAGACTTCCGGAAAAAAGATCTAGTCTCACGGCGCAACGTACGACATCGGCCCCCTATTCCAAGAGAAGATAAATTCACACCCAATTGAAAATAGTGTAAGTTTGTTTGTGCTTATCAAAATtatctaattaatttaattaaaaaatctaattaatttaattaaaactcTAATTAATTTATGAATTTATCAATAACATTTATGTNNNNNNNNNNNNNNNNNNNNNNNNNNNNNNNNNNNNNNNNNNNNNNNNNNNNNNNNNNNNNNNNNNNNAATTTTAAAAAGATATCTTATAAAAACTAACTTTTATAAGTTActgttgaaaaaataaaaattttatcaaatcaCGTCTAAATCAACCTAAGATTTAATCATAcgttaaattattaatattattataggtttaattattctattgatttttataattttaccaaatttgtaattagatctatatactttttttttccttttaattggattcttatattatttttaattttataactaaGTCCTTCCTAGTATAAAAAATGTTAGAGTTAATTGAATATTTATTCACAAATTAAAGATATTTACAAATTAAAgatattcataattaaaaatctaattagatTTTCGCCGCATGTATTTTGGAAAAATTATtctgttaattttaacattttttatatgaaaagacctaattacaaaattaaaaacaatgtattttttttaatactattatattttttttaacatcTTCAGTAATTAAATTTAGAATTAAAACCTCCTTAATAAATAGGGCTTCGTCATATCAAAACTCTATAAAAtatcaattaatttttatttCGTTTCCCACTATATCATCCAGTTCGGTAGGACAAGAACTAATCCGTTGCaatactgagctccatttaaaggTTTATCGCTGGCCAATAGATTACTATATACACAAGACGAGATTCGAACTCCCAAAACTTATTTAAGCGGATTAGTGAATTAATCACTAGACCAACCCAATTTGGTTAAGTATTTTTTCTTTCTAGTAATGAAGAACgagagttttatttttttattaaatgaaGAATGAGAGTAATATATACAACTAGTACTACCATCCATAAAAAAGGGCCCAAGTAAAAAATTGGGATGTCAAAGCGGCAAAATGTCcaccgacaggaaagcccaacACCTTAATTGTCATCATTGACAATATTCGAATAGCCtactaaaaaaatattcaaatagtACGTATCACCAAAAACAAAAATCACAATTTgaaaaattggaaattaacaatgTGCTTAACATATAGAACCCCCAACCATCACACGAAGACATGAGATGGTGTTGGTAGTAGTGGTGGTTTGTATAAGGGTAAGATTATCATTTTCATAGTATTGTTATTTGTATATTATGACATATATTTAACTACCAAACAAGTTATGTTTCATTGTGTCTATTTCACCAATCGCAGCCTAAGTTAACACAACTTTAGCCATCTATGATACAAAATACTTGTTATGTAAGCTCCCAACAATATTATTCATATAGAGTAGCATGACAACTAGTTTGTTacttcacttccattgttctatACATTCTACCCCATGCTAGTGTTGAGTAATTTGTAGAGTTAtctaaaatttgataattttccATTCATTTAATTATTTTCAGCCATAATAGGATTACTAAAAATTATTCGTTTTTAACCTCGAGAAACATAATTAACAGACAATTGTTTGACTTAGCAATTAGCATAGTATTCTCTTTCACTATTagttatatttcttcttgaagttAATGATTCTGCCATAGAAGTAGGCCAAATACTTGAAACTTAAAAGCTACAGCTATATAtgtaatttttgttaaatttgcttgTAATCTTAACATTGAACAAGCCAAACTAACAATTAACATTAAAACTTAGACCAACTGAAACTAAGCTACAGGGAAATCAAAATTGAAAGATTgtcaaattgttttttttttgtgagtTGGGTTTTGGTGAAAAGTGTGGAAGAAAGGTTTGCAGCCTAAATATTTACTAAAAGCCCTCCATTTTGCTTCCTTTTCCTCCAACTCCCAAACGCCCAATTTTTGAATGAATAGAGataaatatatatcataaaatactaAAATGCCATGAACTTAAAaggttaaaaaattttgatatgaaagTAAAACGAGTGATATACTTTAACAtggtaatttttggtgttttttaaaattgtgggaaTACACAAATAGAAAGGTCCTATTTGTGTTTAAAAAGTGGAAAAAATTCAGaatacacaaatcggagggtccaatttgtattaaaaattgaaaaaattcagAGTACACAACTCGGACCATGCGAATTCTTTGGTCATGAAATTTTGCTTCAcaaatcgcatggtccgatttgCATCTGATGGAATTTGAAATCTAAAACGTGAAATTcggggtaattttttttttacattttgagGGACACAACTCGCAGGGTCCGAGTTCTGCTTCCTCTGATCTCACAACGAGGTGGAGCACCTCTCCTCCCCATAAGCGAGTCCAACACTTCCTTTGcttccatattcaaattaaatttcCGAACCTAAACGTaccaaaataaaatcaaaatgccAGAatccaaaaaaaacaaaaaaacaaccaAGATTTATACCTAGGAGGACAACGAGCTATTTACTTGATATATTAACTTAGCTTGTTCTGCATAGAATTCAGCTATCTCCGCATACAATTTTTTTTCAGCATCTTCGAACTTCCTCCACCTAGCCTCGATCTCTTCTCTCTTTGAGACTCCAAGCAACTCTATTCCCTTTCTAATATAACCTTCACCGTAAGGCTCACCAAAAATCCCATCGAACCTTAACATTGAAGTCAAAGCTAAACCAGTCCCACACAATTCACTCATCCTTTTACCTTCATTTGAATCCAAAGACTTTGCTTCACCTTTCCCATTTGAACGAGGCACTAGTGCCTTCTTTGGAGTACTCTTCCCAGCCTTCTCGATACCAATCTCATCTTTCTCACTGAAAGCCTTCTGAAAGATGGATTTGGACTCGTCACGTGATTTATTCGGATCCTCTTCATCGGAGCCGGCGGCGTGATCGTCCTGTGCCTTCTTCCCACGCTTTGGTTGGTTCGAGTGGTCGATACTGTTCTTGGCTGCGCCTTTGACCCGGATTTGGCTTCACTGACAGCAGACGAAGGTTGAGACTTCAACTTTGAAGAGGCTTTAGCATTTTCCAATAGAGACTCAGGCTCAGGCTCGGGCTCGGGCTCCGAATCCGATTCGACTTCAGATGAAGAAGACGAGGGTTTGGAAAACATTATCGGTTGAGGCTTCCTGGGAAGCAGCACGTGCTTGTCACGTTCATCTTCGCCTTCATCTGTGTCTTCGTCTTCGTTGGATGAAGCAActtcatcctcttcttcttcttcaagaggAGCCACATGCTTCTGCTTCGCCATAAAAACTCGGAGATTCAGGAGGGAAAATGTGAATTTAGGATTAGGGTTTGAGTTAGGTTCACTCTGTGGACTGTATTTGGCAGTGATTTGGTGACTGGTGAATTTTAAAGGCATGATTAGTAaagtataattaaatatttttaatgttcaaataaaaaattaagagatAGGAAAAAATTAATTCTTCATCTCTTgcaatttatatttaatatagattctcaatttaatataattgtaAAAGGTTTAGTTTTTACGAAacgaaatttttaaaaaatcagttCCTACTAGCCTATTGCCAGTTTGCCACCCCTAAATACATGTTAACTACCATGCATAACAACACTAATGAATATAGTAAAAACAGTTTTTTGATCGTGCTTGTGCTATTTATGGGCCTTGATTGTGTAGGAATTTTCGGCCCAGAAGTTGAGAATG harbors:
- the LOC107619924 gene encoding uncharacterized protein LOC107619924, whose product is MSNKSETQNPHIIDSDQEDDLIVLAYEDVSEGIQACTRSLSGRMFSDRIFSVGTMEGALYATWNKPEGFRVVEKSRNQFQFFFENDSDVTRIERGSPWLFKNFVIHVRKWKQSINMEDNHISSFPVWA
- the LOC110267520 gene encoding uncharacterized protein LOC110267520, encoding MSELCGTGLALTSMLRFDGIFGEPYGEGYIRKGIELLGVSKREEIEARWRKFEDAEKKLYAEIAEFYAEQAKLIYQVRKFNLNMEAKEVLDSLMGRRGAPPRCEIRGSRTRTLRVVSLKM
- the LOC107624108 gene encoding bridging integrator 2, encoding MAKQKYVVPLKDSDHEEEKDSSEEEDEVASSNEDEDTDEDEGEDERDKHVLLPRKPQPIMFSKPSSSSSEVESDSEPEPEPEPESLLENAKASSKLKSQPSSAVSEAKSGSKAQPRTVSTTRTNQSVGRRHRTITPPAPMKRIRINHVTSPNPSFRRLSVRKMRLVSRRLGRVLQRRH